From a region of the uncultured Desulfatiglans sp. genome:
- a CDS encoding conserved hypothetical protein (Evidence 4 : Unknown function but conserved in other organisms): protein MYLLNLNLSAGGFLSMKLHRKRWVLLVLWGLVSFLWVPAWGAPEQNPFSSLVGFLDDYAGTPFRVVGRVKEVGEGRLLFEKGTVSLKVGEWLCVSKEDPEGSPALKSPAAWIIVEALFPETALARVADSPAAPLSPGDRVVTPPPPRIHVQGDALQPDAAPLFEGLVRELLEKGYHLDMDPKGKDGVSAERHDLKLELLRGEKILVCRLSTIEGERVLYYRTAEATSHRAAVPSSEKIPLAAGTVVQSGAEAPPAADSGPSFQHSKPARSQEHFRLQEPVSRVVACRRKGADGTVLACLGEQGLILYELADAALNEVSRLAYPHTDSIPLHLHCADLDGDGGEELLVTLTRPVKILDNQDNRLSSWIVALQGGGLESLAEDLPFYFRVIRDRKGRPVPLAQRQGAFRQYEGPIYRVEWDKSGVAPKVNEVYAPAAGVYSLYQFSEIPEAEGRLVILESGGQLHGYVTPEGRLAAFGERDAGEYKVTGYPLRREQDLFLGGFDRRTYDEVFTARRLELRTDFDGQIFTINKGRGGAFSSVAEKLLPGRRDFDQVVAVKWVGERILQTWESDKYEKDLIDFTFLKTPDRILILCRDADGYALEALR, encoded by the coding sequence GTGTATCTCCTGAACTTGAATCTCAGCGCGGGGGGCTTTCTATCGATGAAATTGCACAGGAAACGTTGGGTACTGCTGGTGCTATGGGGGCTGGTGTCATTTCTGTGGGTGCCTGCCTGGGGTGCGCCGGAGCAAAATCCTTTCTCTTCGTTGGTCGGTTTCCTCGATGACTACGCCGGGACCCCGTTCCGTGTCGTTGGACGCGTGAAAGAGGTCGGTGAAGGACGCCTCCTCTTTGAGAAGGGGACCGTCTCGCTGAAGGTGGGAGAGTGGTTGTGCGTTTCGAAGGAAGACCCAGAGGGTTCTCCTGCCCTGAAATCCCCGGCCGCGTGGATCATCGTAGAGGCGCTGTTCCCTGAAACGGCATTGGCGCGCGTTGCGGATTCCCCTGCCGCCCCCCTCTCGCCGGGAGACCGCGTGGTCACGCCACCTCCCCCCCGCATTCATGTCCAAGGGGACGCACTGCAGCCCGACGCGGCTCCCCTTTTCGAAGGTCTGGTGAGGGAGCTTCTCGAGAAGGGATATCATCTGGATATGGACCCGAAAGGGAAAGATGGCGTATCTGCTGAGCGGCATGACTTGAAATTGGAGCTGCTGCGGGGAGAGAAGATTCTGGTTTGTCGGCTCAGCACGATCGAGGGGGAGCGGGTGCTTTATTATCGGACGGCAGAAGCAACCTCCCATAGGGCGGCGGTGCCTTCCTCTGAAAAGATCCCTTTGGCGGCTGGGACGGTCGTTCAGTCTGGAGCGGAGGCTCCCCCTGCTGCTGATTCAGGCCCTTCCTTCCAACATTCGAAGCCTGCTCGCAGCCAGGAGCATTTCCGGCTCCAGGAGCCGGTCAGCCGAGTCGTTGCTTGCCGCCGAAAAGGGGCGGACGGAACGGTGCTGGCTTGTTTGGGCGAGCAGGGGTTGATCCTGTATGAGTTGGCGGACGCGGCTCTGAACGAGGTAAGCCGGCTGGCCTACCCGCACACGGATAGCATTCCGCTTCATTTGCATTGCGCTGACCTGGATGGGGACGGAGGGGAGGAACTGCTCGTCACCTTGACGCGGCCGGTGAAGATTTTAGACAACCAGGATAATCGACTGAGCTCCTGGATCGTGGCGCTCCAGGGTGGGGGGCTGGAGTCCTTGGCCGAGGACCTACCGTTCTACTTTCGAGTGATTCGGGACCGAAAGGGCAGGCCGGTGCCTTTGGCTCAGAGACAGGGCGCTTTCCGTCAATATGAAGGGCCGATCTACCGGGTGGAGTGGGACAAATCCGGCGTCGCGCCGAAGGTGAATGAGGTCTATGCACCGGCGGCAGGGGTCTATTCTCTTTATCAGTTCAGCGAAATTCCCGAGGCCGAGGGCCGGCTTGTCATTCTGGAGAGCGGGGGTCAGTTGCATGGCTATGTCACGCCGGAAGGGCGTTTGGCGGCTTTTGGAGAGCGCGATGCAGGAGAGTACAAGGTCACTGGCTACCCTCTTAGGCGGGAGCAGGATTTGTTTCTTGGAGGATTCGATCGCAGGACATATGACGAGGTCTTTACAGCGAGAAGGCTCGAGCTGCGGACCGATTTTGACGGACAAATATTCACGATCAACAAGGGCCGGGGTGGTGCGTTTTCGAGCGTTGCGGAAAAGCTATTGCCTGGTCGGCGGGATTTCGATCAGGTGGTGGCTGTCAAATGGGTGGGAGAACGCATCCTCCAGACATGGGAATCCGACAAATATGAAAAGGACCTGATCGATTTCACTTTTTTGAAAACGCCGGACCGCATCCTGATTTTGTGTCGGGATGCGGACGGATATGCGCTGGAGGCGCTTCGCTGA
- a CDS encoding hypothetical protein (Evidence 5 : Unknown function), giving the protein MTRVKRFRTSGIRSRETGMTKRRSSTRSNLRGCGNERGGGAVRLAVRSAAIRLDLSQDCAEAESVSPELESQRGGLSIDEIAQETLGTAGAMGAGVISVGACLGCAGAKSFLFVGRFPR; this is encoded by the coding sequence TTGACCCGGGTCAAGCGGTTCAGGACATCTGGGATCCGATCACGGGAAACGGGAATGACGAAACGGCGATCATCAACACGATCGAATTTACGTGGGTGTGGTAACGAGCGTGGCGGCGGTGCGGTGCGCCTTGCCGTCCGCTCCGCCGCCATCCGGCTGGACCTGAGCCAGGATTGCGCTGAGGCTGAGAGTGTATCTCCTGAACTTGAATCTCAGCGCGGGGGGCTTTCTATCGATGAAATTGCACAGGAAACGTTGGGTACTGCTGGTGCTATGGGGGCTGGTGTCATTTCTGTGGGTGCCTGCCTGGGGTGCGCCGGAGCAAAATCCTTTCTCTTCGTTGGTCGGTTTCCTCGATGA